Genomic DNA from Fimbriimonas ginsengisoli Gsoil 348:
CGGCAGGTGATGTTCACCGGCAAGGTGACCGGCAAATTGAAGGCGCCCCCGATGACCGGGATGGCCGAAGGAGTCTCGCTGCTGGTGAAGACGCCGAAGAGCGGAACCATTCAAGTCGAAGTCGGCCCAAGTTGGTTTGTGGCCAGCCAGGTTGCAAAGATCAATGTCGGTGACAAAGTTCGCGTGATCGGCTCCCGCGCGACGGTCAATGGAGATTCCGTGGTGCTGGCCCGGCAGATCGTTAACACTAAAACGACCCGGGTGTTGACGCTTCGCGACATGAACGGCGCGCCGTACTGGTCGGCGAACCGAGGAGCGGTGGTGGCCCAGGTCCCCACCAATGCCATCGGCGGAACGATCTTGTCGTCAAACACTTTCAATATCAATGGAACGGACCTGGTCGGCTACGTAGTGCAGACCCCTGACGGCAACGTGAACGTGGTGACCGCTCCGCAGTGGTACATGGACCGCCAAGACTACGTCCTCCAACCCGGTGCGTATGTGCAGGTTGTGGGAACCCGAACACCGTATCAAGCCGGAGCATACGTCACCGTCGCGGACTCGCTCTACACCGGCAACAACACCTTCATCTTCCGAAATGACGGCGTTCCGATCTGGGGTGGATGGGGCGGCCGCTGATCTTGTACGCCGTAGGCTTCACACGTGGCACTGGCTTCCAGCCAGTGGGTCCCAAGGGCATCTTGCCCTTGGCCCTCTAGCACGACCAGGATGGTCGTGATACACACGGGCTGGAAGCCCGTGCCACGCTACGTCTAGGCGGGGAGGCGAGCCGGGACGAGGGTGGAGACGCCCGGTTCCTGCATCGTGACCCCAAGCCAAACCGGTGCGTGCTCGATGGTGGTCGGGTTGTGGGTGATCACGATGAATTGGGTGGTCGCGGTGAATTCCTGAAGAATCGCCGCGAACCGCTCCACGTTTCGCCCGTCGAGTGGAGCATCTACCTCGTCCAGCACCACCAGGGGCGAGGGCTTGACCTTGAGCAGGGCGAACAGGAACGCCATTGCCGACAAAGATCGTTCGCCGCCGCTGAGAAGCTGCAACGCTTGGCGCTTCTTTCCGGGAAGGGTGATCAAAATGTCGATCCCGCTCTCCAGCACCCGCTCCGGATCGCTCAACGCAAGGTGCCCTTCTCCGCCTCCGAACAGCTTTTGGAACGTCTCCGTAAACGCCGCCTCCACGGCGAGAAAGGTCGAGACGAACCGCTCTCGGGTGAGTTTGTCTAGCTCGCGGATGCTCGCCTCCACCTGTTCGATTCCCTCCAAGACGTCGTTTTGCTGCGCCTCCAACTCCTCGAACCGGGTGTTGAGTCGCTCGAACGCCTCAATGGCGCCGAGATTGACGTCGCCCATCGATCGCAGCTCCCGTCGAAGCCGATTGACCACCGTAGAGGCGTCCGCCGGTACTTCGTGAAGCCCTCTTTGAGCCAGCGCCTCCTCCTCGACCAACCCGTACTCCTCATACAACCGTTGCAAGGCGGTGGCGCGGCGCGCCTCCGCGCGGGTACGGCCAAGCTCCGCCTGATGCGCAGCTTCGACAACTAGAGCTGAGTTCGCCCGGGCCGCCTTAGCCTCTTCCGCTTGCTTCAGGCTCGCTTCCAGAAGCTCTCGGCGCTCGCTTTGGGCGGTTTCCAGGCGAACGTCGGCTTCCGCCTTCGACTGGCTCGCTTGCATCCGGGCGTGCAGCGACTCTTCGCGCTCGGCGCGAATTTTCTGCCGATCCGGTTCGAGACTTTGCAGCCGGCGAACCCGGTGCTCCTCGGCCTCCCGCGCGATCTGCAGTCTCCGTTCGCCCGCTTGCAGCCGCACCGCCGCCTGGTGGGCTCGCCCCTCCGCTTCCCGTATCCGGTTTTCCGCTTGGTCGGCGTCCGCCGATTTTGAGGCGAGCGCTTTGATGGCGGCGTCACGGCGCGCCTCCAGACCGGGCAAATCGATCGGCGTTTCGTCGGCGACTGGCTGGTCTGTAAGTACCTCCAGCTCCTTTTGCAGCTTCTCCTGCGACCGCTCGGCGCTTCGTCGCTCGTCAATTAGGGTCTGCAGGAAGTTTCTCGCCTCCTGAATCTCGGACTGCTCGGCGGCGATCGCCTCCCGGATACCTCGGATCTCGGTTTCTGCCTCGGTTTTCGCGCGAGCGCGCCGATTACTTCGGCCATCGAACTCGCCGACGGTCTTCTCCAGTTTCTCCAGCTCGATCGCCAGCTCGGCAAGGTCCGCCTTCCGCTGGACGAATCCGTATCCCTGACGTGCCTGCTGGCCGCCGGTGACCGCGCCGCTCCCATGAACGACCTCGCCATCCAAGGTCACCAATCGCGACCATCCGGTGGTGCGGGCATGGCGAAGGGCGACGTCGATGTCTTCGACGATGACGACTCGGCCGAGCAGCGAATCGATGACCGGCCGGTGGTGGGCCCGGCATGAGACGAGCTCGCTCGCTCGACCGACGATTCCACGCTCGCCGAGCAGCCGCTTCAGCTCATAGCTCGCCTCCGAAGGGCGCATCAGAGGGATCGGCTGGAACGTGGCGCGGCCCGCTCGATGCTTCTTGAGCCATTCGACGCCGGCCTTCGCGTCGGCGGGATCGTCGCAGATGAGGTCGTTCGCGCTCCCGCCGAGCGCGGTTTCGATGGCGAGGGCATACTCTTTATCGGTGTCGACGGCTTGGCCGACCGGTACGTAGTCCGCGTCGAGAAGACCTCGTTCGGCCGCCTCCAGCACCGCGCGGGAGCCCTGGGTAAGCCCCTCGTGGGCGTCGATCGTCGCCTCGATCCCTCGCTTGCGCCCTTCCAAAGAGGCCTTTTCGGCCAGCGCCTTGCGCACCGACGCCGCGTCCCGCTCCTCTTCCTGACGAATCTCCTGGATTCGGGCTTCAAGTTTCTTTATCTCGCCCTGACGCGCCTGCCCCTGGCCGGACAGGCCGTCAAAAGCGGCCTGGGCCTCGGCGATCGCGCTATCCAGCTCTGGCAACGCTTCAACGATCCCCTGGATCTCGCGGCGCACGAGCTTCATTCGATCGGCTTGATGGGCTCGTTCGGCTTCTTGGCGGAGCCGGATCGCGTGACGGCGGCGAGCCTCGTCCAACTCCCGCTCGACCGATTTGAGCGCATCGGAAAGCTGCTTTGCCTCTTCCCCAACGCCCACCAGCTCGGCCCGGAGCTCCTCGAATGCCTTCGCTTCTCCTTCCGATTCCTGGCGCAGTTCGCCCACTTCCCGTTCGGCTTCGGTAATCCGATTCGCGACGCTGCGGCCGTCATCGGCTAGATTCTTCTCCTGGTCGTCCAGGCTCGTGAGTCGTTGGTCCAGCAGCCGTAGGTTGGCGTCCGCGCGTTCCAGCGCGGTCAGGCTTCCTTGCTGAAGGCCGCGGATCGTGTCTAGCTCTTGCTCGAGGGCCGAGATCGCGGCTCCCGTCTCTCGGATCTTATGGTCCAGAGCCTCCGCTCGCGCCAGCTCCGCCTGCGAGACCCTCGCGGACTCTTCCAATCGCGCCTCGTTCTCCCGAACCTCCGCGATCGCCCGCGCCACCTCTTCCACCAGGAGGCCGACCTCCACCTCGCGCAACGCGCCCATCAAGCTCTTGTATCGCTGGGCGATTTCCGCTTCCTCGCGGAGCGGTTCGCGCTGCGATTCGAGCTCGTGAAGGATGTCGGCTACGCGGCTTAGGTGCTCTTGCGCCGCCACGAGACGCCGCTGGCTCTCGAGTTTCCTCGCCCGATACCGCTGCACCCCGGCGGCTTCGTCCACCCACGCCCGGCGATCTTCAGCCGACGCGCTGAGAGCGGAATCGATCTCTTTTTGCCCGACGATCGCATAACCGGCGCGCCCCAATCCGGAGTCGGCCAAAAGGTCGTAGATATCGCGTAAACGGCAGGGGTGCCGGTTGATCGAGTACTCGCTGTCGCCGGAGCGGGTGAGGCGGCGGGTAATCGAGACCTCCGAGGTCTCGATCGGGAGACCGCCGTCCTCGTTGTCGAACAGCAGCGTTACTTCGGCAAACCCGACCGGCTTCCGGTTGGCGGAGCCGCTAAAGATGACGTCTTGGCTGGTTGCGGCGCGAAGATGCCGAGAGTTACCTTCGCCTAGCCCCCAAAGGATCGCGTCGACGAGGTTCGACTTCCCGCACCCATTGGGGCCAACGACCGCAATGACGCCGCCCTCGAGCGAAAACTCGGTGCGGTCGGCAAAGGTCTTAAACCCGAAGATACGGACGCGCTTCAGACGCATAGGGCGGGGTTGCTTAGGATACTCCACCCGCAAGCGGCACACTCGACCCGGTCTGCGCCTGCGGCGATCGAACCAACGCAAGCACCTCCGGTGGGCTCAGTTCCGTCGGGGAATCGACGAACAGCACCCGGCCGGCGCCCAACCATTTCGCCATTTCAATCAGCGCCCGCCTCTCAACATCCGAGACCCCTCCGAACCACTCGTCGCGGATGTGAAGCAGATACGTAGTCCGCGCCACCATTTGCGCAGGTACCCCCGCCAGCTTCAGCATAATCCTCAACGCCGCGACGGTATCGTCAAATCCGTCGAGGACAACCCGCGGGTGGGCAAAGGCGATAAAAGCCCGGGGGCGTATCGTGGTCGTCGCTCGCGGATCATCGGGAAGATAGGCGTGCTCGCGACCTTTTCCGTCTTGTCCAAAGACGACTTCCGGCACACCCGACCATTCGCCAAGCCGCCCGCTCCAGCCCAACAAGCGGATACTGACCCACCTTCGGCGGATCTGGATATAGACCACGTTTCCGAACGGATTCGGCATCGGGCCTATTGTAATCGACGCAAGAGCGAAGTGTGAGGTAGTTCCCGAACGTCCGTAGGTGTGGAACACTCTACGCATGATCCTTCGCAACTTTTCCTTGCTCCTTCTGGCCCTCCCCCTCCTTTCTCACGCGGATGTGCGTTCCGACCTGCAGGCGAAGTACCATGCCTTCGACCAAGCGGTTGCTCGCAGAGATGCCGCCGCAACCGCTCGGTGGATTAAGGTTAATACGACGGAGGATTTCGTTT
This window encodes:
- the smc gene encoding chromosome segregation protein SMC, with the protein product MRLKRVRIFGFKTFADRTEFSLEGGVIAVVGPNGCGKSNLVDAILWGLGEGNSRHLRAATSQDVIFSGSANRKPVGFAEVTLLFDNEDGGLPIETSEVSITRRLTRSGDSEYSINRHPCRLRDIYDLLADSGLGRAGYAIVGQKEIDSALSASAEDRRAWVDEAAGVQRYRARKLESQRRLVAAQEHLSRVADILHELESQREPLREEAEIAQRYKSLMGALREVEVGLLVEEVARAIAEVRENEARLEESARVSQAELARAEALDHKIRETGAAISALEQELDTIRGLQQGSLTALERADANLRLLDQRLTSLDDQEKNLADDGRSVANRITEAEREVGELRQESEGEAKAFEELRAELVGVGEEAKQLSDALKSVERELDEARRRHAIRLRQEAERAHQADRMKLVRREIQGIVEALPELDSAIAEAQAAFDGLSGQGQARQGEIKKLEARIQEIRQEEERDAASVRKALAEKASLEGRKRGIEATIDAHEGLTQGSRAVLEAAERGLLDADYVPVGQAVDTDKEYALAIETALGGSANDLICDDPADAKAGVEWLKKHRAGRATFQPIPLMRPSEASYELKRLLGERGIVGRASELVSCRAHHRPVIDSLLGRVVIVEDIDVALRHARTTGWSRLVTLDGEVVHGSGAVTGGQQARQGYGFVQRKADLAELAIELEKLEKTVGEFDGRSNRRARAKTEAETEIRGIREAIAAEQSEIQEARNFLQTLIDERRSAERSQEKLQKELEVLTDQPVADETPIDLPGLEARRDAAIKALASKSADADQAENRIREAEGRAHQAAVRLQAGERRLQIAREAEEHRVRRLQSLEPDRQKIRAEREESLHARMQASQSKAEADVRLETAQSERRELLEASLKQAEEAKAARANSALVVEAAHQAELGRTRAEARRATALQRLYEEYGLVEEEALAQRGLHEVPADASTVVNRLRRELRSMGDVNLGAIEAFERLNTRFEELEAQQNDVLEGIEQVEASIRELDKLTRERFVSTFLAVEAAFTETFQKLFGGGEGHLALSDPERVLESGIDILITLPGKKRQALQLLSGGERSLSAMAFLFALLKVKPSPLVVLDEVDAPLDGRNVERFAAILQEFTATTQFIVITHNPTTIEHAPVWLGVTMQEPGVSTLVPARLPA